In Streptomyces sclerotialus, one genomic interval encodes:
- the rplF gene encoding 50S ribosomal protein L6, translating to MSRIGKLPIQVPAGVDVTIDGRTVSVKGPKGSLQHTVAAPIEVAKGEDGAISVTRPNDERQNKALHGLSRTLVANMITGVTQGYSKALEISGVGYRVQAKGSNLEFSLGYSHPILVEAPEGISFKVESPTKLSVEGIDKQKVGEVAANIRKLRKPDPYKAKGVKYAGEVIRRKVGKAGK from the coding sequence ATGTCGCGCATTGGCAAGCTGCCCATCCAGGTTCCCGCTGGTGTGGACGTCACCATCGATGGCCGGACGGTCTCCGTGAAGGGCCCCAAGGGTTCCCTTCAGCACACCGTCGCCGCGCCCATCGAGGTCGCCAAGGGTGAGGACGGCGCCATCAGCGTCACCCGCCCGAACGACGAGCGTCAGAACAAGGCCCTGCACGGCCTGTCCCGCACGCTGGTGGCGAACATGATCACCGGCGTGACCCAGGGCTACAGCAAGGCGCTCGAGATCAGCGGTGTGGGTTACCGCGTCCAGGCGAAGGGCTCCAACCTGGAGTTCTCGCTGGGCTACAGCCACCCGATCCTGGTCGAGGCCCCCGAGGGCATCTCGTTCAAGGTCGAGTCCCCGACCAAGCTCAGCGTCGAGGGCATCGACAAGCAGAAGGTCGGCGAGGTCGCCGCGAACATCCGCAAGCTGCGTAAGCCCGACCCGTACAAGGCCAAGGGCGTCAAGTACGCCGGCGAGGTCATCCGCCGCAAGGTCGGAAAGGCTGGTAAGTAA
- the rpmC gene encoding 50S ribosomal protein L29 — protein sequence MAAGTKATELRELNNEDLVAKLREAKEELFNLRFQAATGQLENHGRLKAVRKDIARIYTLMRERELGIETVESA from the coding sequence ATGGCGGCCGGTACCAAGGCGACCGAGCTGCGCGAGCTGAACAACGAGGACCTCGTTGCCAAGCTTCGTGAGGCCAAGGAGGAGCTGTTCAACCTCCGCTTCCAGGCGGCGACCGGACAGCTTGAGAACCACGGCCGGCTGAAGGCCGTCCGCAAGGACATCGCCCGGATCTACACCCTGATGCGCGAGCGCGAGCTCGGCATCGAGACGGTGGAGAGCGCCTGA
- the rplE gene encoding 50S ribosomal protein L5 produces the protein MTATTNAPRLKQRYREEIAGKLKDEFSYENVMQIPGLTKIVVNMGVGDAARDSKLIEGAIRDLTTITGQKPAVTKARKSIAQFKLREGQPIGAHVTLRGDRMWEFLDRLLSLALPRIRDFRGLSPKQFDGRGNYTFGLTEQVMFHEIDQDKIDRTRGMDITVVTTATNDDEGRALLRHLGFPFKEA, from the coding sequence ATGACTGCCACCACCAACGCACCGCGCCTCAAGCAGCGGTACCGCGAAGAGATCGCCGGGAAGCTGAAGGACGAGTTCTCGTACGAGAACGTCATGCAGATCCCCGGCCTGACCAAGATCGTGGTCAACATGGGTGTGGGCGACGCCGCCCGCGACTCCAAGCTGATCGAGGGCGCCATCCGCGACCTCACCACGATCACCGGCCAGAAGCCGGCCGTGACCAAGGCCCGGAAGTCCATCGCGCAGTTCAAGCTGCGTGAGGGCCAGCCGATCGGTGCCCACGTCACCCTCCGCGGTGACCGCATGTGGGAGTTCCTGGACCGCCTGCTGTCGCTGGCGCTGCCGCGCATCCGCGACTTCCGCGGTCTGTCGCCGAAGCAGTTCGACGGCCGGGGCAACTACACCTTCGGTCTCACGGAGCAGGTCATGTTCCACGAGATCGACCAGGACAAGATCGACCGTACCCGGGGTATGGACATCACCGTGGTCACCACGGCGACCAACGACGACGAGGGCCGCGCCCTCCTCCGTCACCTCGGCTTCCCGTTCAAGGAGGCGTGA
- the rplN gene encoding 50S ribosomal protein L14: MIQQESRLRVADNTGAKEILTIRVLGGSGRRYAGIGDVIVATVKDAIPGGNVKKGDVVKAVIVRTVKERRRPDGSYIRFDENAAVILKNDGDPRGTRIFGPVGRELREKKFMKIISLAPEVL, encoded by the coding sequence GTGATCCAGCAGGAGTCTCGGCTTCGCGTCGCCGACAACACGGGTGCGAAGGAAATCCTCACCATCCGTGTTCTCGGTGGCTCGGGCCGACGCTACGCGGGCATCGGTGACGTCATCGTCGCCACCGTGAAGGATGCGATCCCCGGTGGCAACGTGAAGAAGGGTGACGTCGTCAAGGCGGTCATCGTGCGCACCGTGAAGGAGCGCCGCCGTCCCGACGGTTCGTACATCCGCTTCGACGAGAACGCGGCCGTCATCCTCAAGAACGATGGCGACCCCCGCGGCACCCGTATCTTCGGCCCCGTGGGCCGTGAGCTGCGCGAGAAGAAGTTCATGAAGATCATCTCGCTCGCGCCGGAGGTGCTGTAA
- the rpsS gene encoding 30S ribosomal protein S19 has translation MPRSLKKGPFVDDHLIKKVDAQNEAGTKNVIKTWSRRSMIVPAMLGHTLAVHNGKTHVPVFVTESMVGHKLGEFAPTRTFRGHEKDDRKSRRR, from the coding sequence ATGCCGCGCAGTCTCAAGAAGGGGCCCTTCGTCGACGACCACCTGATCAAGAAGGTGGACGCCCAGAACGAAGCCGGCACCAAGAACGTCATCAAGACCTGGTCCCGTCGCTCCATGATCGTGCCGGCCATGCTCGGCCACACGCTGGCGGTGCACAACGGCAAGACCCACGTCCCGGTGTTCGTCACCGAGTCGATGGTCGGCCACAAGCTCGGCGAGTTTGCGCCGACCCGCACCTTCCGCGGCCACGAGAAGGACGACCGCAAGTCGCGTCGTCGCTGA
- the rpmD gene encoding 50S ribosomal protein L30, translated as MRIKITQTKSYIGSKQNHRDTLRTLGLKKLNDSVVREARPEVVGMVHTVRHLVTVEEVD; from the coding sequence ATGCGCATCAAGATCACCCAGACCAAGTCCTACATCGGTAGCAAGCAGAACCACCGTGACACGCTCCGTACGCTCGGCCTGAAGAAGCTGAACGACAGCGTCGTCCGGGAGGCCCGTCCCGAGGTCGTCGGCATGGTGCACACCGTGCGTCACCTCGTGACGGTCGAGGAGGTCGACTGA
- a CDS encoding type Z 30S ribosomal protein S14, whose amino-acid sequence MAKKALIAKAARKPKFGVRAYTRCQRCGRPHSVYRKFGLCRVCLREMAHRGELPGVTKSSW is encoded by the coding sequence ATGGCGAAGAAGGCTCTCATCGCGAAGGCTGCTCGCAAGCCCAAGTTCGGCGTGCGCGCGTACACCCGCTGCCAGCGCTGCGGTCGTCCGCACTCCGTCTACCGCAAGTTCGGCCTGTGCCGCGTGTGCCTCCGTGAGATGGCTCACCGTGGCGAGCTGCCGGGCGTGACCAAGAGCTCCTGGTAG
- the rplV gene encoding 50S ribosomal protein L22 — protein MEARAQARYVRVTPMKARRVVDLVRGMDATEAQAVLRFAPQAASVPVGKVLDSAIANAAHNYDHTDASQLFISEAYVDEGPTLKRFRPRAQGRAYRIRKRTSHITVVVSSKEGTR, from the coding sequence ATGGAAGCCAGGGCCCAGGCGCGCTACGTGCGTGTCACGCCCATGAAGGCCCGCCGCGTGGTGGACCTTGTCCGTGGCATGGATGCCACGGAGGCTCAGGCGGTCCTGCGTTTCGCCCCGCAGGCCGCGAGCGTGCCGGTGGGCAAGGTGCTGGACAGCGCCATTGCCAACGCCGCGCACAACTACGACCACACGGACGCCTCCCAGCTGTTCATCAGCGAGGCGTACGTCGACGAGGGCCCGACCCTGAAGCGCTTCCGTCCGCGCGCTCAGGGCCGTGCCTACCGGATCCGCAAGCGGACCAGCCACATCACTGTGGTCGTCAGCAGCAAGGAAGGAACCCGGTAA
- the rpsH gene encoding 30S ribosomal protein S8 yields MTMTDPIADMLTRLRNANSAYHDTVSMPHSKIKSHIAEILQQEGYITGWKVEDAEVGKNLVLELKFGPNRERSIAGIKRISKPGLRVYAKSTNLPKVLGGLGVAIISTSHGLLTGQQASKKGVGGEVLAYVW; encoded by the coding sequence ATGACCATGACTGACCCCATCGCAGACATGCTGACCCGTCTGCGGAACGCGAACTCGGCATACCACGACACCGTGTCGATGCCGCACAGCAAGATCAAGTCGCACATCGCGGAGATCCTCCAGCAGGAGGGTTACATCACCGGCTGGAAGGTCGAGGACGCGGAGGTCGGCAAGAACCTCGTCCTGGAGCTGAAGTTCGGCCCGAACCGCGAGCGCTCGATCGCCGGCATCAAGCGGATTTCGAAGCCGGGCCTGCGGGTCTACGCAAAGTCCACCAACCTGCCGAAGGTCCTCGGCGGCCTGGGCGTGGCGATCATCTCCACGTCCCACGGTCTCCTGACCGGTCAGCAGGCCAGCAAGAAGGGTGTAGGCGGAGAAGTTCTCGCCTACGTCTGGTAA
- the rplR gene encoding 50S ribosomal protein L18 → MAYGVKIAKGDAYKRAAAKRRHIRIRKRISGTPERPRLVVTRSNRGITAQVIDDIKGHTLASASTLDASIRGGEGDKSAQAKQVGALVAERAKAAGVEAVVFDRGGKQYAGRIAALADAAREAGLKF, encoded by the coding sequence ATGGCATACGGTGTGAAGATCGCTAAGGGCGACGCCTACAAGCGCGCCGCTGCGAAGCGTCGCCACATCCGCATCCGTAAGCGGATTTCGGGTACCCCGGAGCGTCCTCGTCTGGTCGTGACGCGGTCCAACCGTGGCATCACCGCCCAGGTCATCGACGACATCAAGGGCCACACCCTGGCCTCCGCTTCGACGCTGGACGCGTCGATCCGCGGTGGCGAGGGCGACAAGAGCGCGCAGGCGAAGCAGGTCGGCGCGCTGGTCGCCGAGCGTGCCAAGGCTGCCGGTGTCGAGGCCGTCGTGTTCGACCGTGGTGGCAAGCAGTACGCCGGGCGGATTGCCGCTCTGGCCGACGCCGCCCGCGAAGCCGGGCTGAAGTTCTGA
- the rpsE gene encoding 30S ribosomal protein S5: MAGPQRRGGGAGGGERRDRKDRRDGGAAAEKTAYVERVVAINRVAKVVKGGRRFSFTALVVVGDGDGTVGVGYGKAKEVPAAIAKGVEEAKKHFFKVPRIAGTIPHPIQGEKAAGVVLLKPASPGTGVIAGGPVRAVLECAGIHDVLSKSLGSSNPINIVHATVEALQGLQRPEEIAARRGLPLEDVAPAALLRARAGVNA; encoded by the coding sequence ATGGCTGGACCCCAGCGCCGCGGTGGCGGCGCCGGTGGCGGCGAGCGGCGGGACCGTAAGGACCGGCGGGACGGCGGCGCAGCTGCCGAGAAGACCGCCTACGTCGAGCGTGTTGTCGCCATCAACCGTGTCGCCAAGGTTGTGAAGGGTGGTCGTCGCTTCAGCTTCACCGCGCTGGTCGTGGTGGGCGACGGTGACGGCACCGTGGGTGTCGGTTACGGCAAGGCCAAGGAGGTGCCGGCCGCCATCGCCAAGGGTGTTGAGGAGGCCAAGAAGCACTTCTTCAAGGTCCCCCGTATCGCCGGCACCATCCCGCACCCCATCCAGGGCGAGAAGGCCGCGGGCGTCGTCCTGCTCAAGCCTGCTTCCCCCGGTACCGGTGTGATCGCCGGTGGCCCGGTGCGCGCCGTGCTCGAGTGCGCCGGCATTCACGACGTGCTGAGCAAGTCGCTCGGTTCGTCGAACCCGATCAACATCGTGCACGCCACGGTGGAGGCGCTTCAGGGCCTGCAGCGGCCCGAGGAGATCGCCGCCCGTCGTGGTCTGCCGCTGGAGGACGTTGCTCCCGCCGCTCTGCTGCGGGCGCGTGCCGGGGTGAATGCGTAA
- the rplB gene encoding 50S ribosomal protein L2 — translation MGIRKYKPTTPGRRGSSVADFVEITRSTPEKSLVRPLHSKGGRNNAGRVTVRHQGGGHKRAYRVIDFRRHDKDGVPAKVAHIEYDPNRTARIALLHYADGEKRYIIAPRGLSQGDRVENGPGADIKPGNNLALRNIPVGTTIHAIELRPGGGAKFARSAGASVQLLAKEGTMAHLRMPSGEIRLVDVRCRATIGEVGNAEQSNINWGKAGRMRWKGVRPTVRGVVMNPVDHPHGGGEGKTSGGRHPVSPWGQKEGRTRSPKKASNKYIVRRRKTNKKR, via the coding sequence ATGGGTATCCGCAAGTACAAGCCGACGACCCCGGGCCGTCGTGGCTCCAGCGTCGCCGACTTTGTCGAGATCACGCGGTCCACGCCGGAGAAGTCGCTGGTTCGCCCGCTGCACAGCAAGGGCGGCCGTAACAACGCCGGTCGTGTGACCGTTCGCCACCAGGGCGGTGGCCACAAGCGCGCCTACCGCGTGATCGACTTCCGTCGTCACGACAAGGACGGCGTGCCGGCCAAGGTCGCGCACATCGAGTACGACCCGAACCGCACCGCGCGCATCGCGCTCCTGCACTACGCGGACGGCGAGAAGCGCTACATCATCGCCCCCCGCGGTCTGTCGCAGGGCGACCGGGTCGAGAACGGCCCGGGCGCGGACATCAAGCCGGGCAACAACCTGGCGCTGCGCAACATCCCGGTGGGTACGACCATCCACGCCATCGAGCTGCGGCCCGGCGGCGGCGCGAAGTTCGCCCGCTCCGCGGGTGCCTCCGTGCAGCTGCTGGCGAAGGAGGGCACCATGGCCCACCTTCGTATGCCGTCCGGTGAGATCCGCCTGGTCGACGTCCGCTGCCGCGCCACCATCGGCGAGGTCGGCAACGCCGAGCAGTCGAACATCAACTGGGGCAAGGCCGGCCGCATGCGCTGGAAGGGCGTCCGCCCGACCGTGCGTGGTGTCGTGATGAACCCCGTCGACCACCCGCACGGTGGTGGTGAGGGCAAGACCTCCGGTGGTCGCCACCCGGTCTCGCCGTGGGGTCAGAAGGAGGGTCGTACGCGTTCGCCGAAGAAGGCTTCGAACAAGTACATCGTCCGCCGCCGCAAGACGAACAAGAAGCGCTAG
- the rplX gene encoding 50S ribosomal protein L24: MKIKKGDLVQVITGKDKGKQGKVIQAFPREDRVLVEGVNRVKKHTKAGQTARGSKTGGIVTTEAPIHVSNVQLVVEKDGQKVVTRVGYRFDDEGNKIRVAKRTGEDI; encoded by the coding sequence ATGAAGATCAAGAAGGGCGACCTGGTCCAGGTCATCACCGGTAAGGACAAGGGCAAGCAGGGCAAGGTCATCCAGGCCTTCCCCCGCGAGGACCGTGTCCTGGTCGAGGGTGTCAACCGGGTCAAGAAGCACACCAAGGCCGGCCAGACCGCTCGTGGTTCGAAGACCGGCGGCATCGTGACGACCGAGGCCCCGATCCACGTGAGCAACGTGCAGCTCGTGGTGGAGAAGGACGGCCAGAAGGTCGTCACCCGCGTCGGGTACCGCTTCGACGACGAGGGCAACAAGATCCGCGTTGCCAAGCGGACCGGTGAGGACATCTGA
- the rplW gene encoding 50S ribosomal protein L23 gives MSEAVVTSKTFTDPRDVLVKPVVSEKSYALLDENKYTFIVDPRANKTQIKQAVEAVFSVKVTGVNTINRQGKRKRTRTGFGKRADTKRAIVTLAEGDRIDIFGGPTA, from the coding sequence ATGAGTGAGGCCGTCGTCACCAGCAAGACCTTCACGGACCCCCGCGACGTGCTCGTGAAGCCCGTCGTCTCCGAGAAGAGCTACGCGCTGCTGGACGAGAACAAGTACACGTTCATCGTCGACCCGCGTGCCAACAAGACCCAGATCAAGCAGGCCGTCGAGGCGGTCTTCTCGGTCAAGGTCACCGGGGTGAACACGATCAACCGGCAGGGCAAGCGCAAGCGCACCCGCACCGGTTTCGGCAAGCGCGCTGACACCAAGCGCGCCATCGTGACCCTCGCCGAGGGCGACCGCATCGACATCTTCGGCGGTCCGACCGCCTAA
- the rpsQ gene encoding 30S ribosomal protein S17, which produces MSETNVTEKKQERGFRKTREGLVVSDKMDKTVVVAVEDRVKHALYGKVIRRTNKLKAHDEQNAAGVGDRVLLMETRPQSATKRWRVVEILEKAK; this is translated from the coding sequence ATGAGCGAGACGAATGTGACTGAGAAGAAGCAGGAGCGCGGCTTCCGCAAGACCCGCGAGGGTCTGGTCGTCAGCGACAAGATGGACAAGACCGTCGTCGTCGCCGTCGAGGACCGCGTCAAGCACGCGCTGTACGGCAAGGTCATCCGTCGTACCAACAAGCTCAAGGCGCACGACGAGCAGAACGCCGCGGGTGTCGGCGACCGCGTCCTCCTCATGGAGACCCGGCCGCAGTCCGCGACGAAGCGCTGGCGCGTCGTCGAGATCCTCGAGAAGGCCAAGTAA
- the rplP gene encoding 50S ribosomal protein L16 produces the protein MLIPRRVKHRKQHHPKRNGMAKGGTELAFGEYGIQAVTPAYVTNRQIESARIAMTRHIKRGGKVWINIYPDRPLTKKPAETRMGSGKGSPEWWVANVKPGRVMFELSFPNEKVAKEALTRAAHKLPMKCRIVRREAGES, from the coding sequence ATGCTGATCCCTCGTAGGGTCAAGCACCGCAAGCAGCACCACCCCAAGCGGAACGGCATGGCCAAGGGTGGCACCGAGCTGGCGTTCGGTGAGTACGGCATCCAGGCCGTCACCCCGGCCTACGTGACGAACCGGCAGATCGAGTCCGCTCGTATCGCCATGACCCGTCACATCAAGCGTGGCGGCAAGGTGTGGATCAACATCTACCCCGACCGTCCGCTGACGAAGAAGCCGGCCGAGACCCGCATGGGTTCCGGTAAGGGTTCTCCGGAGTGGTGGGTCGCGAACGTCAAGCCCGGCCGGGTGATGTTCGAGCTGTCCTTCCCGAACGAAAAGGTTGCCAAGGAGGCGCTGACCCGCGCCGCCCACAAGCTTCCGATGAAGTGCCGCATCGTGCGGCGCGAGGCAGGTGAGTCGTGA
- the rpsC gene encoding 30S ribosomal protein S3: MGQKVNPHGFRLGITTDFKSRWYADKLYKDYVKEDVAIRRMMTKGMERAGISKVEIERTRERVRVDIHTARPGIVIGRRGAEADRIRGELEKLTGKQVQLNILEVKNPETDAQLVAQAVAEQLSSRVSFRRAMRKSMQSTMKAGAKGIKIQCGGRLGGAEMSRSEFYREGRVPLHTLRANVDYGFFEARTTFGRIGVKVWIYKGDVKNIAEVRAENAAARAGNRPARGGNDRPRRGGERGGRGRKPQQQAPSAEAAKAEAPAGAAAEPSAAGKES, translated from the coding sequence ATGGGCCAGAAGGTAAACCCGCACGGGTTCCGGCTCGGCATCACCACCGACTTCAAGTCGCGCTGGTACGCCGACAAGCTGTACAAGGACTACGTCAAGGAAGACGTCGCCATTCGTCGCATGATGACGAAGGGCATGGAGCGCGCCGGTATCTCCAAGGTGGAGATCGAGCGCACCCGTGAGCGCGTCCGCGTTGACATCCACACCGCCCGTCCGGGCATCGTCATCGGCCGCCGCGGCGCCGAGGCCGACCGCATCCGCGGTGAGCTGGAGAAGCTCACCGGCAAGCAGGTCCAGCTGAACATCCTCGAGGTCAAGAACCCCGAGACGGATGCCCAGCTGGTCGCGCAGGCCGTCGCGGAGCAGCTGTCCTCGCGCGTCTCCTTCCGTCGCGCCATGCGTAAGAGCATGCAGTCGACGATGAAGGCCGGCGCCAAGGGCATCAAGATCCAGTGCGGCGGTCGTCTCGGCGGCGCCGAGATGTCCCGCTCGGAGTTCTACCGCGAGGGCCGTGTGCCCCTGCACACGCTCCGGGCCAACGTCGACTACGGCTTCTTCGAGGCCCGTACGACCTTCGGCCGCATCGGCGTGAAGGTCTGGATCTACAAGGGCGACGTCAAGAACATCGCCGAGGTTCGCGCCGAGAACGCCGCTGCCCGTGCGGGTAACCGCCCGGCCCGCGGCGGGAACGACCGTCCGCGCCGCGGTGGCGAGCGTGGCGGCCGTGGCCGCAAGCCGCAGCAGCAGGCTCCCTCCGCCGAGGCCGCGAAGGCCGAGGCTCCGGCCGGTGCCGCCGCTGAGCCCAGCGCTGCCGGAAAGGAGAGCTGA